From a single Bradyrhizobium sediminis genomic region:
- a CDS encoding indolepyruvate ferredoxin oxidoreductase family protein — protein MGINQGPISLDQKYTQGSGHVFLTGIQALVRLPMAQIRRDRAAGLNTAGFVSGYRGSPLGGYDQQLFAARKHLEQYNVKFQPGVNEDLAATAIWGSQQLNLSKGARHDGVVGIWYGKGPGVDRCGDVFRHGNAAGSAKNGGVLCLAGDDHGAKSSTVPHQSDHAFISALMPYLYPSSIHEMIEMGLLGIAMSRYSGCWVGMKVITETVETTAEIDLADEMKPFIIPTDFEMPPGGLNLRWPDDRYDQDRRLQDYKGFAAIAFARANKVNRITMDSPNARFGIMASGKSYEDIRQALRELGVTPEVAAKIGLRLYKIGMPWPLEPEGVREFAVGLEEIMIIEERREIVENQVKQELFNWRDDVRPRIVGKMDEHDKRFLPFAEELSVASLAGSLTERLLRLNLNPEIAAMLRAKADWFNGRLATQMQPVSPISRTPYFCSGCPHNTSTKVPEGSRAFAGIGCHFMALWMDRSTETFTHMGGEGVPWVGVAPFTDEKHVFANLGDGTYFHSGSLAIRQAVASGANITYKILYNDATAMTGGQHVDGELSPQQITFQLHAEGIREIYLVSENPDAYPASDIAPGTKTAHRDQLDAVQKTLREVKGASAIVFVQTCAAEKRRRRKRGTLEDPARRVMINPAVCEGCGDCSVQSNCISVEPLETEFGRKRTINQSTCNKDYSCVKGFCPSFVTVDGGKLRKRAPADLGQIGELPEPASRPSLDRPYNVAVGGVGGTGVLTIGALLGMAAHIEGKASMILDMSGLAQKGGAVLSHVRLSEHTADVTCSRIVTGTADLVLAADEVVAAAKETMTLCESSRTYGVINTHLIPIADFILNRDFNFQSRKVNHVLETALRKDSSFFDFTKPAEMLLGDSIATNMMMMGYAYQKGLLPLSAKAIEQAIEVNGVAIKMNTEAFRLGRLAAADPARLVAMMKGQDETVAPKTLEEMSLDEIIAHRSAHLTGYQDGRLADRYRKMVAKVRNAALDGGYGEALPRAVAINYAKLLAYKDEYEVARLYTDGRFEKQLRDQFDGDFKFSFNLAPPILGGAKDALGRPVKRKFGAWMMPVFRLLAKMRTLRGTSFDIFGYSADRRMERELIAGYEKDISTVLGLLSPLTLDTAIEILSLPDRIRGYGPVKEKAAQAAKIRYAELAADLVNPPPAPRQIAAE, from the coding sequence ATGGGAATCAACCAAGGTCCGATCAGTCTCGACCAGAAATACACCCAAGGCTCCGGCCACGTCTTTCTGACCGGCATCCAGGCGCTGGTCCGCCTGCCGATGGCGCAGATCCGCCGCGACCGCGCCGCCGGTCTCAATACCGCGGGCTTCGTCTCGGGATACCGGGGTTCGCCGCTCGGCGGCTACGACCAGCAACTGTTCGCCGCCCGCAAACATCTCGAGCAGTACAACGTCAAATTCCAGCCCGGCGTGAACGAGGATCTCGCGGCCACAGCGATCTGGGGTTCGCAGCAGCTCAATCTGTCGAAGGGCGCCCGCCACGACGGCGTGGTCGGCATCTGGTACGGCAAGGGCCCCGGCGTCGACCGCTGCGGCGACGTATTCCGCCATGGCAATGCCGCGGGCTCGGCCAAGAACGGTGGCGTGCTGTGTCTGGCCGGCGACGACCACGGCGCCAAATCCTCCACCGTGCCGCATCAATCGGACCACGCCTTCATCTCGGCGCTGATGCCCTATCTCTATCCCTCCAGCATCCACGAAATGATCGAGATGGGCCTCTTGGGTATCGCGATGTCGCGCTACTCGGGCTGCTGGGTCGGCATGAAGGTGATTACCGAGACCGTGGAGACCACCGCGGAGATCGATCTCGCCGACGAGATGAAGCCTTTCATTATCCCGACCGATTTCGAGATGCCGCCGGGCGGGCTCAACCTGCGCTGGCCCGACGACCGCTACGACCAGGACCGCCGCCTGCAGGACTACAAGGGTTTCGCCGCGATCGCCTTTGCCCGCGCCAACAAGGTCAACCGCATCACCATGGATTCGCCGAATGCGCGCTTCGGCATCATGGCTTCCGGCAAGAGCTACGAGGATATCCGGCAGGCGCTGCGCGAGCTCGGCGTCACTCCGGAAGTCGCCGCCAAGATCGGCTTGCGGCTCTACAAGATCGGCATGCCGTGGCCGCTGGAGCCCGAGGGCGTGCGCGAATTCGCGGTCGGTCTCGAAGAGATCATGATTATCGAAGAGCGCCGCGAGATCGTCGAAAATCAGGTCAAGCAGGAGCTGTTCAACTGGCGCGACGACGTCCGCCCGCGCATCGTCGGCAAGATGGACGAGCACGACAAGCGCTTCCTGCCGTTCGCCGAGGAACTCAGTGTCGCCTCCCTGGCAGGCTCGCTCACCGAGCGGCTGCTGCGTCTCAACCTCAATCCCGAAATCGCTGCGATGCTGCGGGCCAAGGCCGACTGGTTCAACGGGCGGCTCGCCACCCAGATGCAGCCGGTGTCGCCGATTTCACGCACGCCGTATTTTTGCTCGGGCTGTCCGCACAATACCTCGACCAAGGTGCCGGAAGGCAGCCGCGCTTTCGCCGGCATCGGCTGTCACTTCATGGCGCTGTGGATGGACCGATCGACCGAGACCTTCACCCATATGGGCGGCGAAGGCGTGCCGTGGGTGGGCGTCGCGCCCTTCACCGACGAAAAGCACGTGTTCGCCAATCTCGGCGACGGCACCTATTTCCATTCCGGCAGTCTTGCGATCCGTCAGGCGGTCGCCTCCGGAGCCAACATCACCTACAAGATCCTCTATAACGACGCGACCGCGATGACCGGCGGCCAGCATGTCGACGGCGAGCTGTCGCCGCAGCAGATCACCTTCCAGCTGCACGCCGAAGGCATCCGCGAAATCTATCTGGTGTCGGAAAATCCCGACGCTTATCCGGCCTCCGATATCGCGCCGGGTACCAAGACCGCGCATCGCGACCAGCTCGACGCCGTCCAGAAGACGCTGCGCGAGGTGAAGGGCGCTTCGGCCATCGTATTCGTGCAGACCTGCGCGGCCGAAAAGCGCCGCCGCCGCAAGCGCGGCACGCTGGAGGATCCGGCGCGCCGCGTCATGATCAATCCGGCGGTCTGCGAAGGCTGCGGTGATTGCTCGGTGCAGTCGAACTGCATCTCGGTGGAGCCGCTGGAAACCGAATTCGGCCGCAAGCGCACCATCAACCAGTCGACCTGCAACAAGGACTATTCCTGCGTGAAGGGCTTCTGTCCGTCCTTCGTCACCGTCGATGGCGGCAAGCTGCGCAAGCGCGCACCGGCCGACCTCGGCCAGATCGGCGAGCTGCCGGAGCCGGCTTCCAGGCCTTCGCTGGACCGGCCCTATAACGTCGCGGTCGGCGGCGTCGGCGGCACCGGCGTCTTGACCATCGGCGCGCTGCTCGGCATGGCCGCGCATATCGAGGGCAAGGCCAGCATGATCCTCGACATGTCCGGCCTCGCGCAGAAGGGCGGGGCGGTGCTCAGCCACGTCCGGCTGTCGGAACATACCGCCGACGTCACCTGTTCGCGCATCGTCACCGGCACCGCCGATCTGGTGCTCGCCGCCGACGAGGTCGTGGCCGCCGCCAAGGAAACCATGACGCTGTGCGAATCCAGCCGCACCTATGGCGTCATCAACACCCATCTCATTCCGATCGCGGATTTCATCCTCAACCGCGATTTCAATTTCCAGAGCCGCAAGGTCAATCACGTCCTCGAAACGGCGCTGCGCAAGGACTCCTCCTTCTTCGACTTCACGAAACCCGCCGAGATGCTGCTCGGCGATTCCATCGCCACCAACATGATGATGATGGGCTACGCCTATCAGAAGGGGCTGCTGCCGCTTTCGGCGAAAGCGATCGAGCAGGCGATCGAGGTCAACGGCGTCGCCATTAAGATGAACACGGAAGCCTTCCGGCTCGGCCGTCTCGCCGCTGCCGATCCGGCGCGGCTGGTGGCGATGATGAAGGGCCAGGACGAGACGGTGGCGCCGAAGACGCTGGAGGAGATGTCGCTCGACGAGATCATCGCCCATCGCAGCGCGCATCTGACCGGCTACCAGGACGGCAGGCTCGCCGACCGCTATCGCAAGATGGTGGCCAAGGTGCGCAACGCCGCGCTCGACGGCGGCTACGGCGAGGCGCTGCCACGCGCGGTCGCGATCAACTACGCCAAGCTGCTCGCCTACAAGGACGAATACGAAGTGGCGCGGCTCTATACCGACGGGCGCTTTGAAAAACAGTTGCGCGACCAGTTTGACGGCGACTTCAAGTTTTCCTTCAACCTCGCGCCGCCGATCCTCGGCGGCGCCAAGGATGCGCTGGGACGGCCGGTCAAGCGCAAGTTCGGCGCCTGGATGATGCCGGTGTTCCGTCTGCTGGCGAAGATGCGGACCCTGCGCGGCACATCTTTCGATATCTTCGGCTACAGCGCCGACCGCAGGATGGAGCGCGAACTGATCGCCGGTTACGAGAAAGACATCTCAACCGTGCTCGGCTTGCTGTCGCCGCTGACGCTCGATACCGCGATCGAAATACTGTCGCTGCCGGATCGCATCCGCGGCTACGGGCCGGTCAAGGAGAAGGCGGCGCAGGCGGCGAAAATCCGCTATGCGGAATTAGCCGCGGACCTCGTCAACCCGCCGCCGGCGCCTCGGCAGATCGCGGCGGAATAG
- a CDS encoding cytochrome c has product MQGRHRASRAILAGVFLCTASAVAHAQPAPSAETIARGKALTDAADCASCHTADPSKPFAGGKRIDTPFGAIHSPNLTPDRETGLGAWSDDDFTRALRYGMAPDGSRYYPAFPYPNFTKMIRDDVLAIRAYLATLPPVRNRPPPPQLRWPLNYRVLMRGWNFLFFRPGIFQPDQQKSAEWNRGGYLVTGAAHCGACHTPKNILGADKRGQAYGGGLVDGWFAPRLDGSDRSGLKSWSIEDIAEYLQSGRNGRSHAAGLMAEVVVNSTSRMSDADIRAIAVYLKDLPAGAPEPAVTPPPQPEMIAGKAIYARACIACHEADGSGAPRIYPPLPGNANLQAADPSSTLRIILDGAQTVTTPRAPNTGSMPAYARQLSDREVADVTNYIRNSWGNAAPLVTPAQVRKARR; this is encoded by the coding sequence GTGCAGGGACGACATCGCGCAAGCCGGGCGATTCTCGCCGGCGTCTTTTTGTGCACCGCATCAGCCGTTGCCCATGCCCAGCCAGCCCCCTCGGCCGAGACGATCGCACGCGGCAAGGCTCTGACCGACGCCGCCGATTGCGCCAGCTGCCATACCGCCGACCCCTCAAAACCGTTCGCCGGGGGCAAACGCATCGACACCCCGTTCGGCGCCATCCATTCGCCGAACCTGACCCCGGATCGCGAGACCGGGCTCGGCGCCTGGAGCGACGACGACTTCACCCGCGCCCTGCGCTACGGCATGGCGCCCGACGGCTCGCGCTATTACCCGGCCTTCCCTTATCCGAACTTCACCAAGATGATCCGCGACGACGTGCTGGCGATCCGCGCCTATCTCGCGACGCTGCCGCCGGTTCGCAACCGTCCGCCGCCGCCGCAACTGCGCTGGCCGCTGAACTACCGCGTGCTGATGCGGGGCTGGAATTTTCTGTTCTTCCGGCCGGGCATCTTCCAGCCGGACCAGCAGAAAAGCGCGGAATGGAATCGCGGCGGCTATCTGGTCACGGGAGCGGCGCATTGCGGCGCCTGCCATACGCCGAAGAACATCCTGGGCGCCGACAAACGCGGCCAAGCCTATGGCGGTGGATTGGTCGATGGCTGGTTCGCGCCGCGCCTCGACGGCTCTGACCGTAGCGGGCTGAAATCCTGGAGCATCGAGGACATCGCCGAATATCTGCAGAGCGGCCGCAACGGCAGGAGCCACGCCGCCGGGCTGATGGCGGAAGTGGTGGTCAATTCGACCTCCAGGATGAGCGACGCCGATATCCGAGCCATCGCGGTGTATCTGAAGGACCTGCCGGCCGGCGCGCCGGAGCCCGCGGTGACGCCGCCACCGCAGCCAGAAATGATCGCGGGCAAGGCGATCTACGCCCGCGCCTGCATCGCCTGCCACGAGGCCGACGGCTCGGGCGCGCCTCGGATCTATCCACCGCTGCCCGGCAACGCCAACCTGCAGGCGGCCGATCCCTCGAGCACGCTCCGCATCATCCTCGACGGCGCGCAGACGGTGACGACGCCGCGCGCGCCCAACACCGGATCGATGCCGGCCTACGCCAGGCAGTTGTCCGATCGAGAGGTCGCCGATGTCACGAACTACATCCGCAATTCCTGGGGCAACGCCGCGCCGCTGGTGACGCCGGCGCAGGTCAGGAAAGCGCGCCGATAG
- a CDS encoding trimeric intracellular cation channel family protein: MWSLPASDVVLYGLSLVALTAQAMTAALAAGKRSMDWAGVCMLGCITALGGGTIRDVLLGHYPLVWVQHPSYLLLTAGAALATILIARVVHRLNTAFLVLDAIGLVVFTMAGCDVAWQIDPSLPLVIVVVAGMITGCAGGVLRDILCNDVPLLFRAELYASVSIVTGLFYATGFGLKLNDELWTALTFVLGLSFRLLAIRYKWEMPKFVFDEERR; encoded by the coding sequence ATGTGGAGCCTGCCTGCCAGCGATGTCGTGTTGTACGGGCTCTCGCTGGTGGCGCTCACGGCGCAGGCGATGACCGCGGCGTTGGCTGCCGGAAAGCGCAGCATGGACTGGGCCGGGGTCTGCATGCTCGGCTGCATCACCGCGCTCGGCGGCGGCACCATCCGCGATGTGCTGCTCGGGCATTACCCGCTGGTCTGGGTGCAACACCCGTCCTACCTGCTGCTGACGGCGGGCGCTGCGCTCGCCACCATCCTGATCGCGCGCGTGGTGCACCGGCTGAACACGGCGTTTCTGGTGCTCGATGCGATCGGCCTTGTGGTGTTCACCATGGCCGGCTGCGACGTTGCCTGGCAGATCGACCCATCGTTGCCACTCGTGATCGTTGTGGTGGCGGGGATGATCACCGGCTGCGCCGGCGGCGTGCTGCGCGACATCCTCTGTAACGACGTGCCGCTGTTGTTTCGCGCCGAGCTCTACGCCAGCGTCTCCATCGTCACCGGGCTGTTCTACGCGACGGGTTTCGGGCTGAAGCTGAATGACGAACTCTGGACGGCCCTGACCTTCGTGCTCGGCCTGTCGTTTCGCCTGCTGGCGATCCGTTACAAATGGGAAATGCCGAAATTCGTCTTTGACGAGGAACGCCGGTAG
- a CDS encoding isocitrate lyase/PEP mutase family protein encodes MPVTTADKRATFRKLHESGCFIIPNPFDVGSAKALQHLGFKALASTSAGFAWTIGKADNRVTLDDVCTHLAAMCAAVDLPVNADFEGGFAHEPAQVGANVARGVKTGVAGLSIEDSTGDAAKPLYERAVAIERIRAARAAIDADNSGVLLTGRCEAFLWGQPDLDLVIDRLKAYSEAGADCLYAPGIKTREQISAVVKAVHPKPVNLLIGASGLSLSEAADLGVRRISVGGSLARAAWGGFMRAASEMAGKGTFTELANGYSGGELNKMFR; translated from the coding sequence ATGCCGGTGACGACCGCCGACAAGCGCGCGACATTCCGCAAACTGCACGAGAGCGGATGCTTCATCATTCCCAATCCGTTCGACGTCGGCAGCGCCAAGGCGCTGCAGCATCTCGGCTTCAAGGCGCTGGCTTCAACCAGTGCGGGCTTTGCCTGGACCATCGGCAAGGCCGACAACCGGGTCACCCTCGACGATGTCTGCACGCATCTTGCCGCGATGTGCGCGGCCGTCGATCTGCCGGTCAACGCCGATTTCGAGGGCGGCTTCGCGCATGAGCCGGCGCAGGTCGGCGCCAATGTCGCGCGCGGGGTGAAGACCGGCGTGGCCGGGCTCTCGATCGAGGATTCCACCGGCGATGCCGCCAAGCCGCTTTACGAGCGTGCGGTCGCGATCGAGCGCATCAGGGCGGCGCGGGCCGCGATCGATGCCGACAACAGCGGCGTGCTGCTGACCGGCCGCTGCGAGGCGTTCCTGTGGGGGCAGCCGGACCTCGACCTCGTGATCGACCGCTTGAAAGCCTATTCGGAAGCGGGCGCCGATTGCCTCTATGCGCCCGGCATCAAGACCAGGGAGCAGATTTCGGCCGTGGTGAAGGCGGTGCATCCGAAACCGGTCAATCTCCTGATCGGCGCCTCCGGCCTCAGCCTCAGCGAAGCCGCCGATCTCGGCGTCCGCCGCATCAGCGTCGGCGGTTCGCTGGCGCGGGCGGCGTGGGGCGGCTTCATGCGCGCAGCGAGCGAGATGGCCGGGAAGGGCACCTTCACCGAACTCGCCAATGGTTATTCCGGCGGCGAATTGAACAAGATGTTCCGCTGA
- a CDS encoding NIPSNAP family protein: protein MAVTVFIRYQLDPFKRATFEQYSKNWLTIIPKCGGDLLGYWMPHEGTNNIAFALISFESLAAYESYRARLRADAEGAANFDFAEQNRFILAEERTFLRKVVA from the coding sequence ATGGCCGTCACCGTCTTCATCCGTTACCAGCTCGATCCGTTCAAGCGGGCGACGTTCGAGCAATATTCGAAGAACTGGCTCACCATCATTCCAAAGTGCGGCGGCGACCTCCTGGGCTACTGGATGCCGCATGAAGGCACCAACAACATCGCGTTCGCGCTGATTTCATTTGAGAGCCTTGCCGCTTATGAGAGCTATCGCGCTCGGCTGCGCGCTGACGCGGAGGGCGCGGCCAATTTCGACTTCGCCGAGCAGAACCGGTTCATCCTCGCGGAGGAGCGGACATTCCTGCGCAAGGTCGTCGCCTGA
- a CDS encoding ArsR/SmtB family transcription factor produces the protein MKAGPDIAMIAALVGDPARSNMLTALMTGRALTASELAHQAGITPQTASSHLSKLEAGGLIEQEKQGRHRYYRLSDPDVAGVLEGLAGLAARAGHMRVRTGPKDPALRRARICYDHLAGDLGVQMLDSMKQQRLLRQSKQAIELTAEGSRFMAKALQIEARALAHPRRPLCKACLDWSERRHHLAGTLGAAIMARFTELKWAARDATPGSRVVNFTRTGEKRFAELFGETGG, from the coding sequence ATGAAAGCAGGTCCCGACATCGCCATGATCGCCGCACTGGTCGGCGATCCCGCGCGTTCCAACATGCTGACGGCGCTGATGACCGGCCGCGCGCTGACCGCGAGCGAGCTGGCGCATCAGGCCGGCATCACGCCGCAGACCGCGAGCTCGCATTTGTCGAAGCTCGAGGCCGGTGGCCTGATCGAGCAGGAGAAACAGGGCCGCCACCGCTATTACCGCCTCAGCGATCCCGACGTCGCTGGCGTGCTCGAGGGCCTCGCCGGCCTTGCCGCGCGCGCCGGCCACATGCGGGTGCGCACCGGGCCGAAGGATCCGGCGCTGCGCCGGGCGCGGATCTGCTACGACCATCTCGCCGGCGATCTCGGCGTGCAGATGCTCGACAGCATGAAGCAGCAACGGCTGCTGCGGCAGAGCAAGCAGGCGATCGAACTCACCGCCGAGGGCTCGCGCTTCATGGCGAAGGCGCTGCAGATCGAGGCGCGTGCGCTGGCGCATCCGCGCAGGCCGCTGTGCAAGGCCTGCCTGGACTGGAGCGAGCGCCGCCATCATCTTGCGGGAACCCTGGGCGCGGCCATCATGGCGCGGTTCACCGAATTGAAGTGGGCCGCGCGCGACGCCACCCCCGGCAGCCGCGTCGTCAATTTCACCCGCACCGGCGAGAAACGTTTCGCCGAGCTGTTCGGCGAGACCGGCGGCTGA
- a CDS encoding GCG_CRPN prefix-to-repeats domain-containing protein, with amino-acid sequence MKYLIAAALLATTVVGFGATADAAGGCGRGFHRGPYGGCRPNAAVVVVRPPVVYRTAPVVVVPRARVCPYGMVWRYGRCRY; translated from the coding sequence ATGAAGTATCTTATCGCAGCGGCCCTGCTTGCAACCACGGTCGTTGGCTTTGGCGCCACGGCCGATGCCGCCGGCGGATGCGGCCGCGGCTTCCATCGCGGCCCCTATGGCGGATGCCGGCCCAATGCCGCCGTGGTCGTGGTGCGGCCGCCGGTCGTATACCGGACGGCGCCGGTCGTGGTGGTGCCCCGCGCCCGCGTCTGCCCCTACGGCATGGTCTGGCGTTATGGACGCTGCCGCTACTGA
- a CDS encoding twin-arginine translocation signal domain-containing protein → MERRHFLKLAVGFAAGAAALAAGAQAAPLMPQPPAADGRIPLDNAHPAVVTGDEVDRLTPEEVRWGRGRGHHHGWGRRHWGWRRRHWGWRRRHWGWHRRRWHRRRYWRRRYW, encoded by the coding sequence ATGGAACGCCGCCATTTTCTGAAACTCGCCGTTGGATTTGCCGCCGGCGCGGCTGCGCTGGCCGCGGGCGCGCAAGCAGCACCCCTGATGCCGCAACCTCCAGCCGCCGACGGACGGATTCCGCTCGACAACGCGCATCCCGCGGTCGTTACCGGAGACGAGGTGGATCGTCTCACGCCCGAAGAAGTGCGCTGGGGCCGCGGACGCGGTCATCACCACGGCTGGGGCAGGCGGCATTGGGGCTGGCGCCGGCGTCACTGGGGTTGGCGCCGCCGTCATTGGGGTTGGCACCGCCGCCGCTGGCACCGCCGCCGCTACTGGCGCCGCCGTTACTGGTAA
- a CDS encoding glycerophosphodiester phosphodiesterase family protein, which translates to MPTRHRSTLLSVLLSVALLSPAAAQVALPEAQIGPRPFYLVDKMKDGALKQKLSQCTGPFRKSDFSIGHRGAALQFPEHSRESYTAAARMGAGVIECDVTFTKDRQLVCRHSQCDLATTTNILSVPELAAKCSQPFVPADPATGRKAAAKCCTSDITLAEFKQLTAKMDGSNPNATTAAEFQNGTPRWRTDLYANSGTLMTHDESIALIRSLGAKFTPELKAPEVPMPFDGDYTQEKYAAQMLDAYKTAGIPASDVFAQSFGLADILFWVKTAPEFAAQAVYLEDRYEKRGLDAGKPETWKPSMVELKASGVKILGPPIALMLALNDKGEIVPSEYARAAKAAGLDLIGWSLERDGPLDKGGGFYHRSVKRAIDRDGDTLTVLDVLAQQVGVRAMFSDWPATTTFYASCMGMK; encoded by the coding sequence ATGCCGACCCGCCATCGTTCCACGCTGTTGTCCGTGCTGTTGAGCGTGGCCCTCCTTTCCCCCGCCGCGGCGCAGGTAGCGCTGCCCGAAGCGCAGATCGGCCCGCGGCCGTTCTACCTCGTCGACAAGATGAAGGACGGAGCGCTGAAGCAGAAGCTGAGCCAGTGCACCGGCCCGTTCCGGAAGAGCGACTTTTCGATCGGCCATCGCGGTGCCGCGCTGCAATTCCCCGAGCACAGCCGGGAATCCTATACTGCGGCGGCCCGCATGGGCGCCGGCGTGATCGAATGCGACGTGACATTTACAAAAGACCGGCAACTGGTGTGCCGACATTCGCAGTGCGACCTCGCAACCACTACCAACATCCTGTCGGTGCCGGAACTCGCCGCAAAATGTTCGCAGCCGTTCGTCCCGGCCGATCCAGCGACCGGCCGCAAGGCGGCGGCGAAATGCTGCACCAGCGACATCACGCTCGCCGAATTCAAACAGCTCACGGCCAAGATGGACGGCTCGAACCCGAACGCCACCACCGCGGCCGAATTCCAGAACGGCACGCCGCGCTGGCGCACCGACCTCTACGCCAATTCCGGAACCCTGATGACCCACGACGAGAGCATTGCGCTGATCAGGAGCTTGGGCGCCAAATTCACGCCGGAACTGAAAGCGCCTGAAGTGCCGATGCCGTTCGACGGCGACTACACCCAGGAGAAATACGCCGCGCAGATGCTGGACGCCTACAAGACCGCCGGCATTCCCGCGAGTGATGTGTTCGCCCAGAGCTTTGGCCTCGCCGACATTCTGTTCTGGGTGAAAACCGCGCCGGAGTTCGCGGCGCAGGCGGTTTATCTCGAAGACCGCTACGAAAAGCGGGGCCTTGATGCCGGAAAGCCCGAAACCTGGAAACCTTCGATGGTGGAATTGAAGGCCTCGGGCGTGAAAATCCTGGGGCCGCCCATCGCGCTGATGCTGGCGCTAAACGACAAGGGCGAGATCGTGCCGTCGGAATATGCGAGGGCCGCCAAGGCCGCCGGCCTCGATTTGATCGGCTGGTCGCTGGAGCGCGACGGGCCGCTCGACAAGGGCGGCGGCTTCTATCACCGCTCAGTCAAGCGCGCCATCGACCGCGACGGCGACACGCTCACGGTGCTCGATGTGCTGGCGCAACAGGTCGGCGTGCGCGCCATGTTCTCGGACTGGCCGGCGACCACGACGTTCTACGCGAGCTGCATGGGGATGAAGTGA
- a CDS encoding Bug family tripartite tricarboxylate transporter substrate binding protein yields MDFQSRRASAAALYRTLALAALAAFAFASGPAAAQGWPERPVTLIVPFPAGGGTDAFARPLSAQLDKQLGVRVLIDNRGGAGGTIGASAAAKAEPNGYTFFVGAAHHAIAPSIFLKLDYDIEKDFIPVALIAAPPQVIVVNPSKVEAKTLAEFIAYLKANPGKVDFASAGRGTTHQLAGELFNILAGTKMNHVPYRGAGPAMQDLVSGHVHVMFDGLGSSANQIQGGTLRALAVAAPQRSAAVPNVPTAAEAGLKGYEVSTWYALFAPKGTPPEVIKRMSAEVRKALDSEPIKEMWAKNGSAIPTLMGPEFGKFVAAEVVRWRDVVQKAGIKPE; encoded by the coding sequence ATGGACTTTCAATCACGGCGCGCGAGCGCGGCCGCCCTCTATCGAACACTGGCTTTGGCGGCGCTTGCGGCCTTCGCATTCGCCAGCGGACCGGCCGCAGCGCAGGGCTGGCCGGAACGGCCGGTGACCTTGATCGTGCCGTTTCCGGCCGGCGGCGGCACCGATGCTTTCGCGCGTCCGCTGTCGGCGCAGCTCGACAAGCAGCTCGGCGTACGCGTTCTGATCGACAACCGCGGCGGCGCCGGCGGCACCATCGGCGCGTCCGCGGCGGCCAAGGCCGAGCCCAATGGCTACACCTTCTTCGTCGGTGCGGCGCACCATGCGATCGCGCCATCGATCTTTCTCAAACTGGATTACGACATCGAGAAGGATTTTATCCCGGTTGCCCTGATCGCCGCCCCGCCGCAGGTGATCGTCGTCAATCCCTCCAAAGTCGAGGCCAAGACGCTGGCCGAATTCATCGCCTACCTGAAGGCCAATCCGGGCAAGGTGGATTTCGCTTCGGCCGGACGTGGCACCACCCATCAGCTGGCGGGCGAATTGTTCAATATCCTCGCCGGCACCAAGATGAATCATGTGCCGTATCGCGGCGCGGGTCCTGCGATGCAGGATCTGGTCTCCGGGCATGTCCATGTGATGTTCGACGGGCTTGGTTCGTCGGCGAACCAGATCCAGGGCGGCACGCTGCGCGCCCTGGCGGTCGCAGCGCCGCAGCGCTCGGCCGCGGTCCCTAACGTGCCGACCGCTGCCGAAGCGGGCCTCAAGGGCTACGAGGTGTCGACCTGGTATGCTCTGTTCGCCCCGAAGGGCACGCCGCCGGAGGTCATCAAGCGGATGTCGGCCGAGGTGCGCAAGGCGCTGGACTCGGAGCCCATCAAGGAAATGTGGGCGAAGAACGGCTCCGCCATCCCGACGTTGATGGGCCCGGAGTTCGGAAAGTTCGTCGCAGCCGAAGTCGTGCGATGGCGCGACGTGGTGCAGAAGGCCGGCATCAAGCCGGAGTGA
- a CDS encoding DUF2214 family protein has product MPTLFAFLHHLCAFTLVSAVAIEFTLVRGELTLASARKLLATDAVLGISAAALLVIGLLRVFFFEKGADYYFHSHAFLAKLAIFIAVALMSIVPTREFLSWRGALRAGQAPEISANRLALVRRVLHGELLAIMLILLCAAIMARVGWV; this is encoded by the coding sequence ATGCCCACGCTGTTCGCCTTCCTCCATCACCTCTGCGCCTTCACGCTGGTGTCGGCGGTCGCGATCGAGTTCACGCTGGTCCGCGGCGAGCTGACGCTGGCGTCGGCGCGAAAACTGTTGGCGACCGACGCGGTGCTCGGCATTTCGGCCGCCGCGCTGCTGGTGATCGGGCTGCTGCGGGTGTTCTTCTTCGAGAAAGGCGCGGACTATTATTTCCACAGCCACGCCTTCCTGGCCAAACTCGCGATCTTCATCGCGGTCGCGCTGATGTCGATCGTGCCGACCCGGGAGTTCCTGTCGTGGCGCGGCGCGTTGCGGGCCGGGCAGGCGCCGGAGATCAGTGCGAACAGGCTGGCATTGGTCCGCAGGGTCCTGCACGGCGAACTGCTCGCCATCATGTTGATCCTGCTGTGCGCCGCGATCATGGCGCGTGTCGGCTGGGTTTAG